A window of Cohnella herbarum contains these coding sequences:
- a CDS encoding response regulator transcription factor codes for MYRAVLVDDENYDLEGLRQLIPWSELGIEVVCSENRSIAALSYIDQHPIDILVTDIKMPVLTGLELSRKALDRNPELKTIFISGYQDFEYAKQALDLKADGYLLKPVDDDEIVDLLRKVVAEIDDTRKKNEEQSHFTESFAFIKSDFLQHLLEGRINQEALPAFLARYPLNVPASQANAVVIELDDVLWKNKQAPDAGHAKLLGATALIVEYIESRMLGPWCAISSSQIALIFSGEPSRLEEVLDELHAYVADRSTFTLTSSYGEPAAFPEGIALSYAQAKELIGNKMFIGKNRVIPPKLARLRIVKDAKDLNVILDAMFAAVANYELVKICDCMDDLFDNVRTFEHPVKVYSFSIHIASKLEAYLNTVKETYESLLGWEFEHLDVIRQFETVEDIKSWLRKTLFEISERLFLKKQSKSRRLIEPIEQYIHVHLAEELTLREIANKFSYSANHMGYLFKEQTGESFNEYLVRNRMEKARSLLQEPTLKIYEVADQVGYKSLAYFSRLFREHYGITPGDYRKQS; via the coding sequence ATGTATAGAGCCGTATTGGTCGATGACGAGAATTACGACTTGGAAGGTTTACGGCAATTGATTCCGTGGTCCGAGCTGGGAATCGAAGTCGTGTGCAGCGAGAACCGGTCGATAGCGGCCTTAAGCTATATCGATCAACACCCGATCGATATTCTTGTAACCGATATCAAAATGCCGGTATTAACCGGATTGGAGCTATCCCGGAAAGCGCTGGACAGAAATCCGGAGCTTAAAACGATCTTCATTAGCGGATACCAGGATTTCGAATACGCCAAGCAAGCGCTTGATCTCAAGGCGGACGGTTACCTCCTGAAGCCCGTAGACGATGACGAGATCGTAGACTTGCTGCGTAAAGTCGTGGCCGAGATCGACGATACGCGTAAGAAGAACGAAGAGCAGTCCCATTTCACCGAATCGTTCGCGTTCATCAAGAGCGATTTTCTCCAGCATCTGCTGGAGGGGAGAATCAATCAAGAGGCTCTGCCCGCTTTCTTGGCTCGTTATCCGCTTAATGTCCCCGCAAGTCAAGCTAACGCCGTCGTGATCGAGCTGGACGACGTGTTGTGGAAGAACAAGCAAGCGCCCGATGCGGGGCATGCGAAGCTGCTCGGTGCAACCGCGCTTATCGTAGAATATATCGAGTCGCGTATGCTGGGACCTTGGTGCGCGATCTCATCTTCTCAGATCGCCTTGATCTTCAGCGGCGAGCCCTCGCGATTGGAGGAAGTGTTGGACGAGCTTCACGCTTACGTAGCCGACCGATCGACGTTCACGCTAACTTCCAGCTACGGCGAACCGGCCGCGTTTCCGGAAGGGATCGCGCTTTCGTATGCGCAGGCGAAGGAACTGATCGGCAATAAAATGTTTATCGGCAAAAACCGGGTCATCCCACCGAAGCTAGCCAGGCTGCGGATCGTTAAAGACGCCAAGGACTTAAACGTAATCTTGGACGCGATGTTCGCGGCGGTCGCCAACTATGAGCTTGTCAAAATCTGCGATTGCATGGACGACCTCTTCGACAACGTGAGAACTTTCGAACACCCGGTTAAAGTGTACAGCTTCTCGATTCATATCGCGTCCAAGCTGGAGGCGTACTTAAATACGGTAAAGGAAACGTACGAAAGCTTGTTAGGCTGGGAGTTCGAGCATCTGGACGTGATCCGGCAATTCGAGACGGTCGAAGACATCAAATCTTGGCTCCGCAAGACGTTGTTTGAGATTTCGGAACGATTGTTCTTGAAGAAACAGAGCAAGAGCCGACGCCTGATCGAGCCGATCGAGCAGTACATTCATGTTCATCTGGCCGAGGAGCTCACGCTCAGGGAAATCGCGAACAAGTTCTCGTACTCCGCGAATCATATGGGTTATTTGTTCAAGGAGCAGACGGGGGAAAGCTTTAACGAATATTTGGTTCGCAATCGGATGGAGAAGGCGAGGAGCCTGCTGCAGGAGCCGACGCTTAAAATCTACGAAGTGGCCGATCAGGTCGGATACAAAAGCCTGGCTTACTTCAGCAGATTGTTTCGGGAGCACTACGGAATTACTCCGGGAGACTATCGAAAGCAGAGTTGA
- a CDS encoding cache domain-containing sensor histidine kinase yields MSNATHTSTTKSNGAYIPLRYKLLFSYLILVLTPVIVIGSYSYVSSVRSSEEHTRSNLEIAVKQIGSNVDYRLADVIRGSDDIFTDQALSRILSGYYLDYEKYTITTQYIMPKLESAVNLPILDTKLSVFLSNKNISEFYYISEFYFDDQNGKGQETQGRQYSIFHMDRIVDRDWYKTLPMTYEAKTWKQIEDDVEKGGISFLRPIINYETLSPIGLINMNVKLKDIFYDVDFTKLGDNSMLFVIDGNNHLLYSSSRTDLNPNLLSVAKDGFVGAPDDYMQIKQPITNMNASIVAWIPNSSFQENSEQVRNLTILICMVSLIVMTIISWVMSRYFSKRFMKLIRSLKAFKEGDFHKRMVVPGNDEFSQIGDAFNDMASNMEKLIDEVYLSKLEKKEVELQVLHSQMNPHFLYNTFSSISRMAKLGEIDKMHEMVRGLAKFYRLSLNKGEMIISIDKEVQIIQSYVDIQRIKFADRIIVEYDIDEETLGYDTIKFILQPFVENVLEHAWYDDEIHLFIRVALEGEEIVMEIRDNGIGMKEETIEQVLDPSEKGVGYGIRNVDQRIKLQFGKSYGVSITSSIGEGTTVRIRFPRYAK; encoded by the coding sequence TTGTCCAACGCGACCCATACCTCTACGACGAAGTCGAATGGCGCCTATATTCCTCTACGCTATAAGCTGCTGTTCTCCTATCTTATCCTCGTCCTGACTCCCGTTATCGTTATCGGGAGTTATTCTTACGTGTCATCGGTCCGATCCAGCGAAGAGCATACCCGCAGCAATCTCGAGATCGCGGTCAAGCAGATCGGCAGCAACGTGGATTACAGGCTGGCGGACGTCATTCGCGGCTCCGACGATATTTTCACGGATCAGGCCTTGTCTAGAATTCTATCGGGTTATTATCTGGATTACGAGAAATATACGATTACGACCCAGTATATTATGCCGAAGCTGGAGTCCGCCGTGAATTTACCGATCCTGGACACGAAGCTGTCGGTATTCCTAAGCAATAAGAACATTAGCGAGTTCTACTATATTAGCGAATTTTATTTCGACGATCAGAACGGGAAGGGTCAGGAAACCCAGGGACGGCAATATTCTATTTTTCATATGGACCGGATCGTGGATAGGGATTGGTACAAAACGTTGCCCATGACCTACGAAGCCAAGACGTGGAAGCAAATCGAAGACGACGTCGAGAAGGGCGGCATTTCGTTCCTCCGTCCGATTATCAATTACGAGACGCTTTCTCCCATTGGGCTCATCAATATGAACGTCAAGCTCAAAGATATTTTCTACGACGTGGATTTTACGAAACTGGGCGACAACAGCATGCTGTTCGTCATCGACGGCAACAATCATCTCCTATACTCAAGCTCGCGGACGGATTTGAATCCGAATTTATTATCGGTAGCTAAGGACGGTTTCGTAGGCGCTCCGGATGACTATATGCAAATCAAACAACCGATAACCAATATGAACGCCAGCATCGTAGCTTGGATACCGAATTCATCGTTTCAGGAAAATTCCGAGCAGGTTCGCAATTTGACCATCTTGATCTGCATGGTCAGCTTGATCGTGATGACGATCATTAGTTGGGTGATGTCGCGGTATTTCTCCAAGCGTTTTATGAAATTAATCCGCTCTCTCAAGGCGTTCAAGGAAGGAGACTTCCACAAGCGAATGGTCGTTCCGGGCAACGACGAATTTTCGCAGATCGGCGATGCCTTCAACGATATGGCCTCCAACATGGAGAAGCTGATCGACGAGGTCTATTTAAGCAAACTGGAGAAAAAGGAAGTCGAGCTGCAGGTGCTCCATTCGCAGATGAATCCTCATTTTCTGTACAATACGTTCTCGTCTATTAGCCGTATGGCCAAGCTGGGCGAGATCGACAAAATGCACGAGATGGTGCGCGGGTTGGCTAAGTTCTACCGCTTGTCGTTGAACAAGGGGGAGATGATCATCTCGATCGACAAGGAAGTACAGATTATTCAATCCTACGTCGATATTCAGAGAATCAAATTCGCGGATCGGATCATCGTCGAATACGACATTGACGAGGAAACTTTAGGATACGACACGATCAAGTTCATTCTTCAGCCGTTCGTCGAGAACGTGCTCGAGCATGCCTGGTACGACGACGAGATCCATTTGTTCATCCGCGTCGCTCTGGAAGGCGAAGAGATCGTCATGGAGATTCGCGACAACGGAATCGGAATGAAGGAGGAGACGATCGAACAGGTACTGGACCCATCCGAGAAGGGGGTTGGCTACGGCATTCGCAATGTCGATCAGCGGATCAAGCTGCAATTCGGCAAAAGCTACGGCGTATCCATTACGAGCTCGATCGGGGAAGGGACGACGGTGCGGATTCGGTTTCCGAGATACGCGAAATAG